DNA sequence from the Manihot esculenta cultivar AM560-2 chromosome 11, M.esculenta_v8, whole genome shotgun sequence genome:
AAACAGCTTGCTTTATTCACAAATATTTTGGTAATTCCTCATAGGAGATGAATCAAgataattttgaattataattttaaatttttacttatCTATAATATTTTGAGATTTACAGCGATAActtagatatatttattatattaaaaattaattttaaattgatttttttaaataatttaattcaatttaattttttgaattgagtttttgagaaaaatagatgaaaatgaattggatagtttaagtaattattattaagcctcaaattaaagtaaataatgagaAATAGTCTAAAAAGGCTCAGCTGAAGATTGAATCAATTTGATTCGCCAAAACTTTCAGTTTCTTTAGTTAATTTCAGTTTCCTTCGTGTTTTGTTTCAGATTAATTTGCTAAAAAActtaagtttatttattttttgatttttcaaaatcaatgGATACTTGCTCATAATTAATCGCATAAAAAAAATtccacaaataaaaaattaatatttttatcattctataatttttatttatcttttttatctcaaaattattattcaattttctttttaaattataataatatataaattgattattataattttattttattttattttattttaaaaaaaatttcaaaatatatttcatatttaataaaatttaatatatttaataaaaatgtaattaaaaaaactatactttttaatatatatggaaaagtaaattaaaaaaattatgaaaacggAAGAAATAATAATGAAGCATTTCCATAGAAATTTCAATTTGTTACATAATTGATATTAATCCAAACATAATTCTATTTTAAGACTTCTTTTGTTGGGCATGTTTTGCACCTACGAACTCCAAAACAACTAGTTTAAACTTAACCTGATAACAAGAGCATATAATTAAACTCTAGAAGTTTCTAAATTCAATACCCTAATCCCTtatcacctttttttttttttaaaaaaaaaaaaaaaaaaaaaaaaaaagcattcgTTTAGCTTTGTTTACATAATGTCCATTTTTAGATAtggaaaaaattattgaaagacTGAAAAAATCCCAGTTGTGCATTTAAAAAGTTGGTCTGAAGCCATGCATGGAAATCAGATTTGGTAATTGGTAATTTATTTGCAGAACAATGCTCTGAACAAACATACTGAATTCCAATCTAGAGCTATCacccagattttttttttctgatcctTTAAAAATATCCAATCCAATTTAAATGccagaaaaataattatataataattgaaCAATTCTTAAAAATTTAGCAGGAAGCCTACAGGAGAATTTGAATAAATGCCTTCTTAAATAAGAATAAGAGATTCAACAACAATCCTGTCTATCACTTGCTGACTTCTATATGGCCTCCTCAAACCAGCCAACAAGAAGTGATCTTGTGATGCAAATTTCAGCAAAGAGAAGGCAAAATGAGGGAAAATGAACAGATTCAGTTCCTCATCCCATGTTAATGCAATAACCAAATTATGGATGAGAATCAATCAGCCTACAGAGAACAGACTCTCCAAGTTTTTCTTTCCTCAGCAGTGGAGATTCAAAAAACAACGAAATACAGTTCTGCCAATAAAAATTAAGGAAATGACCACATAGAAACAATAAGAAAGTATTAAATAATATCATACAAACGGTTTTTCTCCAAATAATGAGGGCTCTTCTCTCTCATATTGTCTTCATCTAGGAAATGGTTTCTCAGCTTGTGCAATAAATTTCATTTTGCTACATGAAATTTTTACAATCAGGGGCAGTAAAAACTTTACAGAGCACATAACAACCCACTTTTCCAAGCTCTACATAGATGGCAACAGCTTTAGGCTTCAAAAGATTGTAAAAGAGCCCAGAAAAAAACAAACATGTCACAGAACCATAAACTCAAGTAACCAGAGGTTTGCTATAGTAGGCCTCTCTTGCTTCAAGAACATCTGGGCAGTAACGCTGCATAAGAACTTCAACCTGGTCAGCAAATGACTTATTCCCATGATCACCAAGGTGTTTGACCATTTGGTTCCATCTCTTTCGGCACACATCACCagatctatgctccagcagatTGTCCCAGTCCACATCTTCCATGCAGCAAGCATCCAAGTCATAGAGCGCAATCACAAGTCGATAGTCATCTACATCCAGCCATTGACCTTCAGCTACCATAGGTGAAGTTAATTGGTTATACCATTTCATGCAGCACATAGGAGTAGTTCTGCTTCCCAGCTTGTCACTGATTGCTGTCCAACAGATATTATCTCTCAACATTCCATGTTTGGATGATCTAACTTCCTCAAAAGCTTTCATTCGCAAATCCATGTTCACCAGATCAAATAATGTCTGGTACTCCTCTTGGGACCATCTCCCTCTTTTCCTATTGGCAAGTTTTATTCTACGCCATGCATCCTTCACATGAATCCTGTGTTTGCCAAGTGCTTCAGCCAAAGTTTTCCATTCAGCTCCATATTTCTCATGAAACTTATGCACTATTTCGTACTCTTCTGGGGTCCAAGAACGTCTTTCATCCCTTTCAAACAAGATATGGGCTCGATAATAAACACTAATATATGGCCTCCAAGGTAAGGCTTCCCCTATTTCTTTCcaacaatttttaatttcaggatGCTTTTTACAGTTGAGAACCATCTTTAGGCCTTCTTCACCTAATCCACGAGCATTAATGTAGTTCAAAACAGCCTCTTTAACCATCTCATCTTCCTCATGTGAGAAACGCTTCCCCTGCaccaattcctttttctgaacAGTCTCACCACTTTGACAATCAGATAAAGGGAAAACCTCCACCTCTTCAGAAAAGCTTACTCTCTTAGATGTCCCTTTTGGTGTAGACCTTTCCGATGGATTGTTAGCCTTAAAACCTTTGCCAACTCTCTGTTTTCTTTCACTACCTTTTCTTTCTAAACCATTTTCAGCAGACTtgaccttcttcttcttcttcttgactTTCTTAACAGCATGGTCTTCTATTTTCCCACCACTTGCCTCACTTTCAATTGCATATTCATTACCTTCATTTTCTCCAATTGGATTGTTTTTGTTACCTAATTTCCCATCCATTCCTTCTTGAGATGCAGTTTCCAAACAAAAAttatcctttttctttttcttactcttcttcCTTGAATGCTCAACCTCTTCCATGATATTTCCATTTGCAATATATTTTTGGTTACTTCCATCAATGATTATCTTAGTATCACTGACATCTTTCTCCACATCTTCAGAAAAGCTTACTCTCTTAGATGTCCCTTTTGGTGTAGACCTTTCTGATGGAT
Encoded proteins:
- the LOC110626441 gene encoding RNA polymerase I termination factor isoform X2, which encodes MENAGGEVIESKKVLKEVHTGVGKKTSLQKDDKMDVESNYEVGRKNKPKKKKKKDKNKTGRDHLDEIIVDYVESPMKERKKKKQKHNLDVESKSPKLMEEDGDNIDLAEDENVAAQALYAEDGRKDEKKRKKRKREKDVSDTEIMIAESDQKNVANENKLDGDVMEEVEHSRKKSKKKKKDDVYLEAASQEGMDGKLGNQNNLIGENEGNEYSIESEASGGKIKDHAIKKVKKKKKRKSAENGLKGKGSERKQRIGKGSEANNPSERSTPKGTSKRVSFSEDVEKDVSDTKIIIDGSNQKYIANGNIMEEVEHSRKKSKKKKKDNFCLETASQEGMDGKLGNKNNPIGENEGNEYAIESEASGGKIEDHAVKKVKKKKKKVKSAENGLERKGSERKQRVGKGFKANNPSERSTPKGTSKRVSFSEEVEVFPLSDCQSGETVQKKELVQGKRFSHEEDEMVKEAVLNYINARGLGEEGLKMVLNCKKHPEIKNCWKEIGEALPWRPYISVYYRAHILFERDERRSWTPEEYEIVHKFHEKYGAEWKTLAEALGKHRIHVKDAWRRIKLANRKRGRWSQEEYQTLFDLVNMDLRMKAFEEVRSSKHGMLRDNICWTAISDKLGSRTTPMCCMKWYNQLTSPMVAEGQWLDVDDYRLVIALYDLDACCMEDVDWDNLLEHRSGDVCRKRWNQMVKHLGDHGNKSFADQVEVLMQRYCPDVLEAREAYYSKPLVT
- the LOC110626441 gene encoding RNA polymerase I termination factor isoform X1 → MASSNAVSSASILCSPKQGRLRRRVNHQHNGRQNYGQSVRRFIVRANAKDIAFDQNSRTTLQSGIDKLADAVGLTLGPRGRNVVLDEFGSPKVVNDGVTIARAIELPDPMENAGGEVIESKKVLKEVHTGVGKKTSLQKDDKMDVESNYEVGRKNKPKKKKKKDKNKTGRDHLDEIIVDYVESPMKERKKKKQKHNLDVESKSPKLMEEDGDNIDLAEDENVAAQALYAEDGRKDEKKRKKRKREKDVSDTEIMIAESDQKNVANENKLDGDVMEEVEHSRKKSKKKKKDDVYLEAASQEGMDGKLGNQNNLIGENEGNEYSIESEASGGKIKDHAIKKVKKKKKRKSAENGLKGKGSERKQRIGKGSEANNPSERSTPKGTSKRVSFSEDVEKDVSDTKIIIDGSNQKYIANGNIMEEVEHSRKKSKKKKKDNFCLETASQEGMDGKLGNKNNPIGENEGNEYAIESEASGGKIEDHAVKKVKKKKKKVKSAENGLERKGSERKQRVGKGFKANNPSERSTPKGTSKRVSFSEEVEVFPLSDCQSGETVQKKELVQGKRFSHEEDEMVKEAVLNYINARGLGEEGLKMVLNCKKHPEIKNCWKEIGEALPWRPYISVYYRAHILFERDERRSWTPEEYEIVHKFHEKYGAEWKTLAEALGKHRIHVKDAWRRIKLANRKRGRWSQEEYQTLFDLVNMDLRMKAFEEVRSSKHGMLRDNICWTAISDKLGSRTTPMCCMKWYNQLTSPMVAEGQWLDVDDYRLVIALYDLDACCMEDVDWDNLLEHRSGDVCRKRWNQMVKHLGDHGNKSFADQVEVLMQRYCPDVLEAREAYYSKPLVT